The Anopheles maculipalpis chromosome 3RL, idAnoMacuDA_375_x, whole genome shotgun sequence genomic sequence CTGCCATAGGgctgaataaaaaattgccATGCCCAAAGGCTCTTTTATGCGGGACTCCTGTACAATCAGATCGACTCTCTGGTGCTATTATCTGGCCTAAGCCTATACTATCCGCAGAGGTTGCTCCGTGCGAGACCGATACTAGACGTACAGGATCACCGCAACCCGTTTTGTGCCCTCCAAACATTTGTTATTTATGTGTCGTGAAGTCAATGCTGTTTATAATTGTCACTTACAATACATGTCGCACGCCGTTTAAACTATATTGGAGGTATTTGTTAACTTATTTCGCCCGCCTTAAAATGTATATGATGTgcacttgttttttgttatccCGCTTCAAGAAGGCAAGAAGGCGGTCCGTTGAAGTTAATAAACTATCAAACTACTGAACTGGTTCTTTCTATCTACTATCAAACTACTATCAAACGAGTGAATGATTAGTAACCAACGATGTAGTTCAGTAGCATGTTTGCATGAGAATAACCATCTTAGACCTCATGAAAAGAGTCTCGTCATGGGTGCCTCATCGATGGGTTCTCGACTTATGGACTATCCTATTTCAAAGTTGTCCTAAGATGTAAAGGAAATTTCAAGAACTTTCTTCTATAAGTCTTATTCTAATCCATAACATAGCTGGTAACATAGATACTAGAACTCACTTACACCTCTGAGAAATAAACTCTGTGAAAACAGACAACTTCATTATAGTCATAATCAGAGGAATATGATCTGAAGTCTGTTCCCGTGCGTGCTATGCCCGAAGCGCAATGAAATGGTTTCAAGGATTTTGGAAGTAGCCTAAGACCGTCGAATGGTTAGAATGCTCGATAACGAAGAATACGTACACGGATTTTCAAACTTTAATATCTATTACTTAATGACaattggggcggcccggtggtataggcgacagcggcaccggtcttcaaacggcaggactggggttgaaatcccatccggaccgtccacccgtagtgagaactgacctACCTCACCACGtggtattgtaaaaaaaaattaatgacaATTTATGACTAGTTAATTCGATAATTGCAGCTTCAAGTGTCATAGCTAGAATGAACATGACTGGCTAATTTTACGTTTCgtctttcctttccatttgttGTCTCTCATATACTTTCTCACCTTAACCTTTGTGGTCCAGGAGCCATCTTGAAATGGTCATCCTGTACAACACGGGAGTGgtgttttgtataatgattCTACATAAACAGATTATCTAGACCCGCGAGGCCCCCCTGTTCGGTGAAGCTCATGCCTCCATCGAGGCCCCCCGTTATCGGCGAGGTCCCTGTCAACTGCCACCTCCGCTCCGGCAACCCCAAGCTAGCTTCGAACGAATGTTTTTCGATGGGCCACTTCTTCTCTGGTTCTGGATAAGAGTGGAGGGAATTTCGCTGATACGCTCATTGATTCATTGGCCTAGAGTACCTCAGGGTAGCTTCCTTAGCCCTgtattttttcacttttcatctCGGATCAGTTTTTGTCTAGAAATTCCTCCAAGCCAGCGACTAGCCATTTTTACCATGAAAGCGCATGGTAACATGATTTATGAAATGTACCAAGAGGCGAAAAGTTTtcacaaagatttttttatgttttttcaacTTCTTCCTAGTACTCAACATCCTACCTTTTTCGTTTTACGACCAACATTGCAACTTATATTTATACAGTAAACTATGGCCAAATTATATCCTACTCACTTGATGTTGTGCTTGATGTATTTTGATCGTGCAGCATACTCATGATCCTTTAtgttttttacaaattttgttcaacgtatcataaataattatttttcttcttcttcttcttcttcttcttcttggctttacgaccactaaggtcacaccggccatcgaacaTGGCTTTCTagattgccgataccacgtagttggttccaatcctcactacggggtgacggtccggatgggatttgaaccccggtcctgccgtttgaagaccggcgccgctgtcgcatacGCCACCGGGCTGCCCCAATAAGCCCATAAGGaactaaaattaataaattaaataaaaatcaaatagaaTTCAGCGGATtgcagattttattttaacgccTAACAGTATGCAATACATTCTACCTATTCGAATATGTTTTTCAATCAGCAATATTATTTGCTACATAACGGTTTCCGCCGTAGTTTTCTGGTCAATTGCTCCTAAAGttcattctgaaatttttcattcgaGAAATTTTGTCTAACGAATGATTACTAATTTGAAAACACCCATGTGGAACATCCCAGGTATCCTCTGTATTAAATATCAACCTTTTTGCCGTAGTATTTTCACCAGGCACCATTGTTCGCTGCTGCATGACAGCTCAGTTGACGTTTCTCAGCTAAACCCGAAGTCAGTCCATTTTTGCCGAAGTTTGACAATTGGTCAAAACAATCACGAAAGGTGAAAAATGTTGCTCGTGGAGGTAGGTCGCATTCGGAAGGGAAACAACGGAAGAACACGAGAAAAAATCGACTGCTGCGCGTCGCGAATAGTGCGTGTGGTTCAGTAAAATGTTTTCTCTCAATTGCAGCGGAAGTCGGCGAAATAATGACGGAATTGTTTCCGCTGCATGAGTGCGTCTTTAACGGTGATACCCGAAAGCTGTCGCTGTTGCTGCGGACACACGAAATCGCCGAAAAGGACAAACATGGTAAGTTGCACGGATATTAATTGTTTCTGAGGTTGGCTGGGCTGGGAATTGCCCAGTCGTTCGATGGCAAATATCCACGCTGTAGCGGTAGCAGCGGAAGATGATGACAAACGACGGGACGAGCTAATCATATTCATGCATCGATAAGTTTCTTGTCTGTGCGTATCCACGCAACCGCGTAATGGTGCGAATAAGTATTACCTGTGTGAGCGTTTTTATTCGCGTACTGTGGTATGCCCGGGACCGTTTCTCATGTAGATAAGTGCTAGATGTATTAAACCAAATTTGCCAACAATGATAAACGGTTTTCGGATAAAGTTGATATGAAGATATGAAGCTAACAAACTAGCAACAGTACACCtagttttgtttataaataaatgaaaacgcTTTACCGCTACAATACAGTTTGTTTATTCTACTAACTTATGTACTTTTTTGTGTATCATTTCGTTTTAGGAAACACTCCACTCCATTTGGCTGTTATGCTAGGAAAGAAAGGTAATTATACCAGCAGGGGAGGATGTCGAAAACAAATCAGGCACCCTGCCAAGCATCTGGAGTGCGGCGGTAAATGCGAGAAAAATCGCTCGTAGTAATCCCACCTCTAACTGGGAACTTCCCCTTTCGATTACATCAATTTTCCGCCGTCCCAACCCACAAGCAAAGCCACAACGTtgtgaaattaatatttaatggaAAGCGCActcaagtttgtttttttttgcgtggggtttgcaaacattttccattcctttaGAAAGGAAAGTCTTCGAAGCAATATTATGCAAGTTACGaatcgcgtgtgtgtggtaaaGAAATGTCTCAAGCATTGTGACGCTTCGGTGCGCTTTCCGCGTACAGATGACTGATAAAAGTGATCTGTGTTTTGTACGTCCAACTCAAACGCGTGTCactaaaaaagacaaaaatttGCCTTTACAAACTATCGCTGGTGACACGGTATGGATTCATCGCTTTTTTGACTACCTGTGAAGCGCATATCTCATTGATGGTTATTTATCTTTCGTACAATGGCACATACGTTCTAATGGCGCGGGAAAATGATAAACCCTGTGGTTACATCTACCTACACACAGTCCCTCATCTCGTTCGACTCTTATCAACAGCATGTGTCGACCAGCAGTCATTTGAACAGTTGCTGATGGTATCATTGAGCGAAGAATTCGCAAGAGAAAAAATTTATCACCCTTTTGCAAAGTGGTAATTTCGATTGAATCGTTTTCTAATGGAACCCCCTGTCTCCACCTTCAGTGAATGCATTATCATAAGATAATGAAACGTGACAAAGTAGTAGCGCAAGAGAAGTCCATCCTGAAGTTATGATAAGAGAGCAAGTTAGTCAATACACACGCACCAACGTACATTAGTCACCGGAGAGTTTAGACCGAATTTGAAGGTAAAGTATAAGCTTTGGTTTGGCAAATTCACGATGACTCCAACATaattcaagaagaaaaattatcaGCGTTAGTAATTTGATCATGAAACCCAGTCCAAATATTGATATCATTACTCTTTGTAATATCGTAAATAGAAACATTTGATGCGCGCAATGGACACAAGAAAAACTCTGATACTAATACCAACCACGTGTATACTAGGGTTATGCGTACTAGGCaggagtgagtgagtgatttaaatctttctaatgaatgatttaaataaactccACACAAACATAGTGTTTACAACTCTTTTAGAAATCGTTATTTTGAAACACATTCCCAAGGAGTCAAAAGTCGCCAAAGGGACTCGAATCGCAAAGAgttttaaactcttttggaCTTGGACTCTTTTGGAAAACTCTTTTAGGATTAGAATCAACAGCTTTCCGCTGTTGATGTTATGAGAGGTAGTACCCGCTTTAACACTTTAGTTTTGAAATAGGGCCATCTTCTGCCACATTATGACAACTCCAGAAAAGGATTGTTATGAGAAGCAAACCCCAGCAGCGAGTGAGTAAGACCGAATTATTTGAAAAGAGTTTTTATTCTCATCACTTGTCTATACCCTTTAATGTGACCTCGGGAAAAGTAATCACTCGTTGatcaatttatttccattttttaattcatatttcatCCCTTCCACGGTTGGCTGGCAGGAGATTCTAATCATGTTCCATTCCTTGCAACGTCCGTTTCCTCCTATCTGTTTGTAGTATTTTCCATCGATTTGTCTCACTCGTGCACATGGCGGATGATTGTAATAAATGTCATTAGTTAGAGGGAAACGACTCGCGTCCCGCGTTTGATAGTAACCTTGATGAAGTTCTGTTTGCTTCGTCACCTTGTCCTAGAATGCCGATACAGTTATATGCCCAAGCCTTACAATCTGTTGCCTTAGGACGATGGGTTCCCAGACAGGCGTAGAGTAGAGAAAAGAGGAAAGGGTGGAAGGATGCTAACCGGATTcctggtttcttttttttgcgcgaaCTGCTTCCTTTTATGCTTCCTCTTTCTTCTCACTTCTTTATTGATTACGTTCTCACTGACCTCTTCTGGGCACCGCCGCCGCGAAGGCTCGTGCTGTCCTTTCCCTTCTCAAAATTACCGCTACACCACCGGATCCACCGGTTGGAATCAATCGCCCCgagctgttgttgttcatttgtttatttatagtcACGCAACTGGCTACATTTCCTGGCTTGAAAGGAAAGGAGCCGGTATCCTTATGGTATGCGCCGAACAACTTATCGTTTGGAAgagctcgttttttttgcttttatcggCATCGACTTTACAAGCTTATCATATCTgtaaactttttatttttatttccgttGAATTTTATCGGTCGGGCGAAGGCCGTGTGAaagctatttatttttcaacatgtATGACTCGAAAGAGATGCGGACGGGTTTTTAATAACGCGCTGTGAAAAAAATCGACCCTTTTAAGGTACCATGAAAAGATTGTATGAAATCCATGCGGTGGAATTTGTCATgattgaaaaaaggaaacatataGAGAGCTTTTATAGATTATTCTTTCATCCCGGAAGGGTTTCAGAATAAAGACTAAAAATAGTTACGATACGTTAGTGCCTTGTGAACGTGTGactaaatttgttttcttgtctCTAAACAGAAAATAACGATTTTTACAGTACAGTAAAAGCAGGATATAATCAAAAtctgtttcaatttaaatttcgtAATATGGTTTATCTCGACTGGGAAATGTATTGAAGAGAATTGTTTTCAACACGCATGCCTTAATCAACTAATTAATGTAAGTTTATGTTTGCTTCGGTTGATTTCAGAATGTATTTTCCTATTGCTTGCACACGGCGCACCggttaaagtaaaaaattcACAAGGATGGTCTCCTTTAGCGGAAGCGATCTCATACGGAGATCGACAAATAAGTATGTCTTGATTGTCGTAAATCCGTTCCGATCCGATCCGTTAAATCTATATCCATTTTTCtgttcctcgttacagtcacTTCACTGTTGCGAAAACTGAAGCAACAGGCCCGCGAACAGATGGAACAGCGGCGCCCAAACCTGGTGAAAGCTCTGAAGCAGATGGGCGACTTCTACATGGAGCTTAAGTGGGATTTTCATTCCTGGGTACCACTTATCTCGCGCATACTTCCCTCTGATGTTTGTAAAATTCATAAATCCGGCTGCTCGATACGGCTCGACACGACGTTGGTCGACTTTTCCGACATGCGCTGGGAACGGGGTGacatttcgttcattttcaaGGGTGAAAATCCACCGAAGGATTCGCTGACGGCGCTGGACAACGAGTGCCGTTGCTACCAGCACGTTCGACACGAGGAGACGGAGATGGAAATCGAGGACGAGGTCGACATCCTGATGTCGAGCGACATTCTTGCAGCACAGATGTCAACCAAGGGTATTAGTTTTACGAAAGCACAATCGGGATGGATCTTTCGCGAAGATCGGCGAGAAACAGTGGCCGGACAGTACGATAGCGATCTCTACACGATAAACGGCTTGACTCTGGAGCAGCGCAAACGCCGCGAGCATCTGTCGCGAGATGATCTgcagaaaaataaagctcTGATGGAATCGCTTACGAAGGGTGGTCAGAGTCAGCAGGGCGGTATTGATCAGAACGGCGAGATTTATCGAAGAGAGTCGCTACAGCCACCGCCCAACTGTGAGGTTACCTGGGGAGAGTACATTTCGGCTGAGCCGGGCCAGTATCCCAACTTGGGCCGTGAACTAGTGTATAAGgaatcaagcaaaaattttaaagcaaCAGTAGCTATGGTGAGTAAAGATGGctgtagtttaaaaaattcgGTAACTTATCTAACTTTATGCACTCTCTGTTCTATCTTGCAGAGCAAAGACTTTCCGTTGAGCGTAGACATGCTGTTGAACGTGTTGGAAGTAATAGCACCGTTCAAGCATTTCAGCAAGTTACGTGAATTCGTGACACTGAAACTACCCAGCGGCTTTCCGGTGAAGATCGACATCCCCATCCTACCGACGGTGTCGGCCAAAATTACGTTTCAAAAGTTCGAATTTCGGGACAATATTTCGCCCGATCTGTTCGTCATTCCGGAGGACTACAAAGAGGACACGATGAGGTAAACACGTTGCTATCCCTTTTTCCGCGTTCCATCTAATGTGCTGCTctcgtttctgttttttttctctttccctctcgtTCTCTTGTTCTTTTTCTATCAATTTGTGTTCATCTTCCCAATTCCACCTGTTTTCCTGCCACCtttgtttttgtacattttccaCCCGTATTCGTATCAATGTCATCAACACTACCACCACTGCACACATATTTCCCACATGTCTCACAATGCACAACCAATCGTATGCCAACATCAACTCGATGATTGACTCCTTCCCGCGAGAGCATCAATCGTGCCATCTTACCGGTAAATTCACCCCGCGATAATGATAATTAATGCGATCAGGTTTCTCATTTACTTCATAGATTTCCTGATTTATGACCTTTCGATATCGACCGACTAAATTTACgcgcgctgctgctgcttgctgtcaGCCAACCTGGACAAACCGAACCGCAGTCGTCACTGCGGTGCATTTGTCAACATTTTGCGGTGATGTCGGGAATGCGTGATTCTCGTGTTCAACTCCTCTGGCAATTACTAAACCGTTCGTGGATGTCGACGATCCTGTTAGTTGGAAAGCAGGCCCCAAATGACTTACAAGTCCGCTACTCAACGCTACCGGTTTCCGATCTAACAAACGCGCAGATTTAGACGAGAAACTATACTGTTTCGAGGTTGTAAAACTGTAAAATGGCTGCTGAGTTGTGTCGATTAAA encodes the following:
- the LOC126564633 gene encoding ankyrin repeat domain-containing protein 13C isoform X2 — protein: MLLVEVGRIRKGNNGRTEVGEIMTELFPLHECVFNGDTRKLSLLLRTHEIAEKDKHGNTPLHLAVMLGKKECIFLLLAHGAPVKVKNSQGWSPLAEAISYGDRQIITSLLRKLKQQAREQMEQRRPNLVKALKQMGDFYMELKWDFHSWVPLISRILPSDVCKIHKSGCSIRLDTTLVDFSDMRWERGDISFIFKGENPPKDSLTALDNECRCYQHVRHEETEMEIEDEVDILMSSDILAAQMSTKGISFTKAQSGWIFREDRRETVAGQYDSDLYTINGLTLEQRKRREHLSRDDLQKNKALMESLTKGGQSQQGGIDQNGEIYRRESLQPPPNCEVTWGEYISAEPGQYPNLGRELVYKESSKNFKATVAMSKDFPLSVDMLLNVLEVIAPFKHFSKLREFVTLKLPSGFPVKIDIPILPTVSAKITFQKFEFRDNISPDLFVIPEDYKEDTMRFPDL
- the LOC126564633 gene encoding ankyrin repeat domain-containing protein 13C isoform X1 yields the protein MLLVEVGRIRKGNNGRTEVGEIMTELFPLHECVFNGDTRKLSLLLRTHEIAEKDKHGNTPLHLAVMLGKKECIFLLLAHGAPVKVKNSQGWSPLAEAISYGDRQIITSLLRKLKQQAREQMEQRRPNLVKALKQMGDFYMELKWDFHSWVPLISRILPSDVCKIHKSGCSIRLDTTLVDFSDMRWERGDISFIFKGENPPKDSLTALDNECRCYQHVRHEETEMEIEDEVDILMSSDILAAQMSTKGISFTKAQSGWIFREDRRETVAGQYDSDLYTINGLTLEQRKRREHLSRDDLQKNKALMESLTKGGQSQQGGIDQNGEIYRRESLQPPPNCEVTWGEYISAEPGQYPNLGRELVYKESSKNFKATVAMSKDFPLSVDMLLNVLEVIAPFKHFSKLREFVTLKLPSGFPVKIDIPILPTVSAKITFQKFEFRDNISPDLFVIPEDYKEDTMRFLIYFIDFLIYDLSISTD
- the LOC126564633 gene encoding ankyrin repeat domain-containing protein 13C isoform X3, encoding MTELFPLHECVFNGDTRKLSLLLRTHEIAEKDKHGNTPLHLAVMLGKKECIFLLLAHGAPVKVKNSQGWSPLAEAISYGDRQIITSLLRKLKQQAREQMEQRRPNLVKALKQMGDFYMELKWDFHSWVPLISRILPSDVCKIHKSGCSIRLDTTLVDFSDMRWERGDISFIFKGENPPKDSLTALDNECRCYQHVRHEETEMEIEDEVDILMSSDILAAQMSTKGISFTKAQSGWIFREDRRETVAGQYDSDLYTINGLTLEQRKRREHLSRDDLQKNKALMESLTKGGQSQQGGIDQNGEIYRRESLQPPPNCEVTWGEYISAEPGQYPNLGRELVYKESSKNFKATVAMSKDFPLSVDMLLNVLEVIAPFKHFSKLREFVTLKLPSGFPVKIDIPILPTVSAKITFQKFEFRDNISPDLFVIPEDYKEDTMRFLIYFIDFLIYDLSISTD